In one window of Henckelia pumila isolate YLH828 chromosome 1, ASM3356847v2, whole genome shotgun sequence DNA:
- the LOC140865706 gene encoding uncharacterized mitochondrial protein AtMg00310-like, whose product MPNSVCDGIDQACAKFWWIDHTGKRGLHWLKCSELCKPKCHGGMGFRKQGAFNKALVAKQVWRLIQFPSSLMARILKARYFKHKDIMDADLEVNPSYIWRSFLWSRVLLQRGLCWRVGTGQSIVIGKDPWIPSLPQFRCSSMVHATSNDTVDSLISPMGNWNEEAVNQKISLFEAESILNISLNRRGCPDLRYWKGNSNGIY is encoded by the coding sequence ATGCCGAATTCGGTGTGTGACGGGATTGATCAGGCTTGTGCTAAATTCTGGTGGATTGACCACACTGGAAAAAGGGGATTACATTGGCTCAAATGTTCGGAGTTGTGTAAGCCTAAATGCCATGGAGGGATGGGATTTCGCAAACAAGGTGCTTTCAATAAGGCACTTGTGGCAAAGCAAGTCTGGAGATTGATTCAATTCCCTTCTTCCTTAATGGCAAGAATTCTTAAGGCGCGATATTTTAAACACAAGGATATTATGGATGCTGACTTGGAAGTGAATCCTTCCTACATTTGGCGATCATTTTTATGGAGCCGTGTTCTTCTTCAACGAGGGCTATGTTGGCGAGTAGGTACTGGACAATCTATAGTGATTGGGAAGGATCCTTGGATTCCGAGCTTACCCCAGTTTCGTTGTTCTTCGATGGTTCATGCTACTTCAAACGATACAGTAGATAGTTTGATTAGTCCGATGGGGAACTGGAATGAAGAAGCTGTGAATCAAAAAATTTCGCTGTTCGAAGCGGAATCAATTCTGAATATTTCTCTAAACAGGAGAGGATGTCCAGATTTACG